Proteins encoded in a region of the Marinococcus sp. PL1-022 genome:
- a CDS encoding YaaL family protein has product MPLKKKLKKQELERLKDHIYAAKEKMEQYQQLLNKSVEPSEELTIQFKIHQAKYVFLLKEARHQRYEVKTSPFTGH; this is encoded by the coding sequence ATGCCACTGAAAAAAAAGCTGAAAAAACAGGAGCTCGAACGGCTGAAGGACCATATTTACGCTGCGAAGGAAAAAATGGAGCAGTACCAGCAGCTGTTGAACAAAAGCGTGGAGCCATCGGAAGAGCTTACGATTCAGTTCAAAATTCATCAGGCCAAATACGTTTTTTTGCTCAAAGAAGCAAGACATCAGAGATATGAAGTAAAAACGAGTCCGTTTACCGGACATTAA